Proteins from one Halovivax limisalsi genomic window:
- a CDS encoding PemK-like protein — MTAFEDLARGDIVWGTDPLSDKGRPLLVLGTPRFPSHGVQLITVLLSSKTYHEESLTLRDEDYEAESLGTRSHALPWALATLTSASAVEYHLTTLVDTRVEDVATQSIGYLSA; from the coding sequence GTGACTGCCTTCGAGGACCTGGCGCGAGGGGACATCGTCTGGGGAACCGATCCGCTCTCGGACAAAGGTCGCCCGCTGCTCGTTCTGGGGACGCCCCGGTTCCCGTCCCACGGCGTACAACTGATCACCGTACTGCTCTCCTCGAAGACCTACCACGAGGAGTCGCTCACGCTCCGGGACGAAGATTACGAGGCTGAATCGCTCGGTACCCGAAGTCACGCCCTTCCGTGGGCCCTCGCGACGCTCACCAGCGCCTCCGCGGTTGAATACCATCTCACGACGCTCGTCGATACACGCGTCGAGGACGTGGCGACGCAGTCGATCGGCTATCTTTCCGCCTGA
- a CDS encoding MarR family transcriptional regulator, whose protein sequence is MSSGTIDIDEFENAEDGEFERRNDTERIVLFLDENDDRAWKASSIAEALELSPDAVSAILSRLKERGLVRHKRPYWAITDDEERLESAYRLHQQYETANEQYGEERLEELRTDEMEPVQ, encoded by the coding sequence ATGTCGAGCGGCACGATCGATATCGACGAGTTCGAGAACGCCGAGGACGGCGAGTTCGAGAGACGGAACGACACCGAACGGATCGTCCTGTTCCTCGATGAGAACGATGACCGCGCGTGGAAGGCGTCATCGATCGCCGAGGCGCTCGAACTCAGTCCGGACGCCGTCAGTGCGATCCTCTCGCGGCTGAAAGAACGCGGTCTCGTACGCCACAAGCGCCCGTACTGGGCGATCACGGACGACGAAGAGCGACTCGAATCCGCCTACCGGCTTCACCAGCAGTACGAGACCGCAAACGAGCAGTACGGTGAGGAACGTCTCGAGGAGCTTCGGACCGACGAGATGGAGCCCGTACAGTGA
- a CDS encoding metal-dependent hydrolase, whose translation MPDVLAHVLIGYTIGTVLSIHYNWVGPESVTLVMIGALSPDFVKIRLLVPSDTVASLLGIPFAWTPLHTLGGSAIVILLGSLVLAREYRRQVIALLTIGALSHHALDLLLLTPTGYSYAVFWPLTEYRIPSGGLYRSSDRWPTVVAGLLATVAWYVRYRGESRSQ comes from the coding sequence ATGCCGGACGTCCTGGCCCACGTTCTGATCGGGTACACCATCGGGACTGTCCTCTCGATACACTACAATTGGGTAGGGCCCGAGTCGGTAACGCTCGTGATGATCGGTGCGTTGTCACCCGACTTCGTCAAGATCAGACTCCTCGTTCCGAGCGATACAGTTGCGTCACTCCTCGGCATCCCGTTTGCCTGGACCCCGCTGCACACCCTCGGCGGCTCCGCAATTGTCATCCTGCTGGGCTCGCTGGTGCTCGCACGGGAGTACCGCCGCCAGGTCATCGCCCTCCTCACGATCGGTGCCCTCTCCCATCACGCCCTCGATCTCCTGTTGCTCACCCCGACGGGCTACAGCTATGCCGTCTTCTGGCCACTGACCGAGTATCGAATACCGAGCGGCGGGCTCTACCGCAGTAGCGATCGCTGGCCGACCGTCGTGGCCGGGCTACTGGCCACGGTCGCTTGGTACGTTCGCTATCGGGGAGAGTCACGCTCCCAGTAA